A window of the Gossypium hirsutum isolate 1008001.06 chromosome A05, Gossypium_hirsutum_v2.1, whole genome shotgun sequence genome harbors these coding sequences:
- the LOC107959483 gene encoding zinc finger CCCH domain-containing protein ZFN-like, with protein MEFSFGAGIPMSRTPAAGPEGTSLSPSLNQDGMWQINLRSSETMESGPYPERPGEPDCSYYIRTGLCRFGAICCFNHPPNRKLAITTARMKGEFPERVGQPECQYYLKTGTCKFGATCKFHHPRDKAGIAGRVSLNFLGYPLRPNETECAYYLRTGQCKFGSTCKFHHPQPTNMMVSLRGSPIYPTVPSPTTSGQQSFLGGLTNWSRASFIPSPRWQGPSSYAPLILPQGMVSVPSWNAYSGQLASVSSSENLQQTNGNNQIYGTSRPNESASAGSQALFSQFRSGSAPVGFYALQRENVFPERPGEPECQFYMKTGDCKFGAVCRFHHPRERVLPAPDCILSPIGLPLRPGEPLCIFYSRYGICKFGPSCKFNHPMGVFTFNYSASSPFEAPVHRLLGSSSGSGGINLSSEGLVEAGSTKPRRLSLSENRQLSSSDDSIDTEG; from the exons ATGGAATTCTCATTCGGTGCCGGAATTCCGATGTCCCGAACACCAGCGGCGGGGCCTGAAGGAACGTCGCTTTCACCGTCGTTGAATCAAG ATGGTATGTGGCAAATAAACTTGAGATCCAGTGAAACAATGGAATCTGGTCCCTACCCAGAGCGTCCTGGAGAACCAGATTGTTCTTACTATATAAGGACAGGCCTTTGTAGATTTGGGGCGATATGTTGTTTTAATCATCCTCCAAACAGAAAGCTG GCTATTACTACTGCAAGGATGAAAGGAGAGTTTCCGGAAAGAGTAGGACAACCAGAATGTCAG TACTACCTGAAAACAGGAACTTGCAAATTTGGAGCAACATGCAAGTTTCATCATCCTAGAGACAAAGCTGGGATAGCAGGAAGAGTTTCCTTAAATTTTTTGGGTTATCCTCTTCGCCCG AATGAGACTGAGTGTGCATATTATCTAAGAACTGGACAATGCAAGTTTGGGAGCACTTGTAAATTCCACCATCCTCAGCCAACTAACATGATGGTTTCCTTGCGAGGCTCTCCTATTTATCCGACTGTCCCATCACCAACCACTTCTGGTCAGCAGTCATTTCTAGGAGGGCTTACAAACTGGTCAAGAGCCTCTTTCATTCCCAGTCCCCGTTGGCAAGGTCCTTCAAGTTATGCACCTTTGATTTTACCCCAAGGGATGGTATCAGTTCCAAGCTGGAATGCTTACAGT GGTCAATTGGCTTCAGTATCTTCTTCAGAGAACCTGCAGCAGACAAATGGAAATAACCAAATCTATGGAACCTCTCGTCCAAATGAATCAGCATCTGCAGGATCTCAAGCCTTATTTTCTCAATTTCGTTCTGGCTCTGCCCCTGTAGGTTTTTATGCATTGCAAAGGGAGAATGTATTTCCTGAGAGACCTGGCGAGCCCGAGTGCCAATTTTACATGAAGACTGGAGATTGTAAATTTGGTGCAGTTTGTAGATTTCATCATCCAAGAGAGAGAGTTCTTCCTGCCCCTGATTGCATATTGAGTCCTATAGGCCTTCCTTTACGTCCG GGAGAACCTCTATGCATTTTCTATTCTAGATATGGAATTTGCAAGTTTGGTCCAAGTTGCAAGTTTAACCATCCTATGGGAGTTTTCACATTCAATTACTCTGCATCTTCTCCATTTGAAGCCCCAGTTCACCGTTTGTTGGGGTCTTCATCAGGAAGTGGTGGGATAAACCTTTCGTCAGAAGGGCTTGTTGAAGCAGGCTCTACAAAGCCCAGACGACTTTCACTGTCAGAGAACAGACAATTGTCTTCCAGTGATGACAGTATTGATACAGAGGGATAA